In Chitinophagales bacterium, a single genomic region encodes these proteins:
- a CDS encoding YihA family ribosome biogenesis GTP-binding protein, with protein MQIHSATYLISSAYWDKCPKPDRPEYAFIGRSNVGKSSLINMLCDNQKLAKTSASPGKTQLINHFEILSKKGERSKAQKWYLVDLPGYGYAKVAQKDRRRWEQMIENYLRKRENLVNVFTLIDSRHTPQAIDLEFIEQLGKWGIPFSIVFTKTDKNKPMATQRNINAFLDKMKENWESLPPWFTTSALTKLGREEILDYINDLNNSDNIHTP; from the coding sequence ATGCAGATTCATTCAGCTACCTACCTCATTTCCTCCGCCTACTGGGACAAATGCCCCAAACCCGACAGACCGGAATATGCCTTTATTGGCCGGAGCAATGTGGGTAAATCTTCCCTTATCAATATGCTCTGTGACAACCAGAAATTGGCAAAAACCTCTGCATCCCCGGGAAAAACACAATTGATCAACCATTTTGAGATTCTATCTAAAAAAGGGGAGAGGTCCAAGGCACAAAAATGGTATCTGGTTGACCTTCCCGGTTATGGCTATGCCAAAGTAGCGCAGAAGGACCGCCGTCGCTGGGAACAAATGATCGAGAATTACCTGCGCAAACGGGAGAACCTGGTGAACGTATTTACCCTGATTGATAGCCGGCATACTCCTCAGGCTATCGATCTCGAGTTCATAGAGCAGTTGGGTAAATGGGGTATCCCTTTTTCGATCGTATTTACCAAGACCGATAAGAATAAACCCATGGCCACCCAGCGTAATATCAATGCTTTTCTGGATAAGATGAAAGAGAATTGGGAATCGCTGCCTCCCTGGTTCACTACCTCTGCGCTTACTAAACTGGGTCGGGAGGAAATTCTCGACTACATTAATGACTTGAACAACAGTGATAATATCCACACCCCTTGA
- a CDS encoding PorT family protein, protein MLHLQWKKVRKLIPFVLILGFTGSFSPIAAQMVELNQPDHDAKPYYFGITLGFQQASFHAEKHPRFLQYDSVMVAQPLNAVGFQLGLHATAPITNRLEARFNPTLMFNQRNIAYTLKYPDPLDGTNITKNIESVIFSFPFQLKFNSDRIGNFRVYMLGGVKADLDLAANARAKRAEDLVKLQKFDYGVEAGIGFNFYFPSFIFSPEIKISNGLRNIHSRDESLKYSNIFDRIQSRMIMFSIHLEG, encoded by the coding sequence ATGTTGCATCTACAATGGAAGAAAGTCCGCAAGCTGATCCCTTTCGTTTTGATCCTTGGATTCACCGGGTCCTTTTCTCCCATTGCCGCCCAAATGGTTGAACTCAACCAACCTGACCATGATGCCAAACCTTATTATTTTGGTATCACCCTGGGTTTTCAACAAGCCAGTTTTCATGCAGAAAAACACCCCCGGTTCCTTCAATATGATTCCGTGATGGTGGCCCAACCATTGAATGCCGTAGGTTTTCAACTGGGTTTACATGCTACCGCACCGATTACCAACCGCCTCGAAGCCCGTTTCAACCCCACCCTGATGTTCAATCAGCGGAATATCGCCTATACCCTGAAATATCCCGATCCCCTGGACGGCACCAATATCACCAAAAACATAGAATCGGTGATCTTCTCGTTTCCTTTTCAATTAAAATTCAATAGCGACCGGATCGGCAACTTTCGGGTATATATGCTCGGAGGGGTTAAAGCCGATCTCGATCTTGCCGCCAATGCCCGCGCCAAAAGGGCCGAAGACCTGGTCAAACTCCAAAAGTTCGATTATGGCGTGGAAGCAGGAATCGGTTTCAATTTCTATTTCCCCAGTTTTATCTTCTCCCCGGAGATCAAAATAAGCAACGGCCTGCGGAATATCCATAGCCGTGATGAATCCCTGAAATACTCCAATATTTTTGACCGGATCCAGTCAAGAATGATCATGTTTAGCATCCATCTCGAAGGATAG
- a CDS encoding MarR family transcriptional regulator: protein MKLTEAKQQFISSWGGFGTHWGINRTMAQIHALLLVSPDPLTQDDIMEELNISRGNTNMNIRELINWGLVERVILSGERKEYFSAEKDIWKVVKQIVKERKKRELEPMLDLLNKLEAVEGDKKDKKVKTFVDTVSGIKKLGQQADRTLDVMIKAEENWFVGNLVKFFK, encoded by the coding sequence ATGAAACTCACTGAAGCCAAACAACAATTCATCAGCAGCTGGGGTGGTTTTGGTACCCATTGGGGGATCAACCGCACCATGGCACAGATACATGCCTTATTGCTGGTAAGTCCTGACCCCCTGACCCAGGACGACATCATGGAAGAATTGAACATCAGCCGGGGGAATACCAACATGAACATTCGTGAACTCATTAACTGGGGTCTGGTCGAAAGGGTGATCCTCTCCGGGGAAAGAAAGGAATATTTTAGTGCGGAGAAGGATATCTGGAAAGTGGTCAAGCAGATCGTTAAAGAGCGGAAGAAAAGGGAATTGGAACCCATGCTCGATTTGCTTAATAAGCTTGAGGCGGTTGAAGGTGACAAGAAGGATAAAAAGGTAAAAACCTTTGTGGATACGGTAAGTGGAATCAAAAAGCTTGGCCAACAAGCTGATCGTACACTCGATGTAATGATCAAAGCCGAGGAGAACTGGTTTGTAGGAAACCTGGTTAAGTTCTTTAAGTAA
- a CDS encoding ribonuclease H-like YkuK family protein, giving the protein MRWRKFNGETIDLPIYQAVENAIRRETEKGFHLKVCIGTDSQVKGQETEFATVIVFLREGHGGFMFIQNDKTRQRFTIKERMLTEVARSIEIAYELCNLFTIYNVDMEVHADINTNPQFKSNDALREAMGYILGMGFAFKAKPEAFASSSCANKIVN; this is encoded by the coding sequence ATGCGTTGGAGAAAATTTAATGGCGAAACCATTGATCTCCCCATCTACCAGGCCGTTGAAAACGCCATCCGGCGTGAGACGGAAAAAGGTTTCCACTTAAAGGTTTGCATTGGCACTGACTCTCAGGTGAAAGGACAGGAGACCGAATTTGCCACGGTCATTGTCTTTTTGCGCGAGGGGCACGGAGGGTTCATGTTCATACAAAATGACAAGACCCGTCAACGCTTTACCATCAAGGAACGGATGCTGACTGAAGTAGCCAGGAGTATTGAGATCGCGTATGAGCTTTGCAATTTGTTCACTATTTACAATGTGGACATGGAAGTGCATGCGGATATCAATACTAACCCGCAATTCAAAAGCAATGATGCTTTGCGGGAAGCCATGGGATATATCCTGGGTATGGGATTTGCTTTCAAGGCCAAACCGGAGGCTTTTGCAAGCAGTAGTTGCGCCAACAAGATCGTAAACTGA
- the ubiE gene encoding bifunctional demethylmenaquinone methyltransferase/2-methoxy-6-polyprenyl-1,4-benzoquinol methylase UbiE, with protein MQPHDHIKPFSESSKGKKEQVEEMFDRIAGRYDLMNRFLSAGIDIGWRKKAIRILQEDQPKQILDVATGTADMAILTCKMLKPDKVTGIDLSAQMLDIGRQKVEKEGLTNHIQLLKGDAEAINFPDASFDGIMVAFGVRNFENLEKGLGELLRVLKPGGKLVVLEFSRPRNSGFRKIYNLYMGLVAPQVARWLKQNKEAYEYLKESSAAFPDRADFVNLLKSTGFTQTGFKPLSFGICCIYNGRKSAS; from the coding sequence ATGCAGCCACACGATCATATTAAACCCTTTTCGGAATCGAGCAAGGGCAAGAAGGAACAGGTAGAGGAAATGTTTGACCGGATTGCCGGTCGATACGACCTGATGAACCGGTTTTTATCAGCTGGGATCGATATTGGATGGAGGAAAAAAGCCATCCGTATTTTGCAGGAAGACCAGCCAAAACAGATACTGGATGTGGCTACCGGCACAGCGGATATGGCCATTCTCACCTGTAAAATGTTAAAACCCGACAAGGTCACCGGTATCGACCTTTCGGCGCAGATGCTGGACATTGGCAGGCAAAAGGTTGAAAAAGAAGGGCTTACAAATCATATACAATTGCTAAAAGGCGATGCGGAGGCAATAAATTTTCCTGATGCGTCGTTTGATGGCATAATGGTTGCGTTTGGGGTACGCAACTTCGAGAATCTGGAAAAGGGACTGGGCGAATTGCTCCGCGTCCTGAAGCCAGGTGGGAAATTGGTTGTGCTGGAGTTTTCCAGGCCAAGGAATTCGGGATTCAGAAAGATTTACAACCTGTATATGGGTTTGGTGGCCCCGCAAGTGGCCCGTTGGCTGAAACAGAACAAGGAAGCCTACGAGTACCTGAAAGAATCATCTGCCGCTTTCCCCGATCGAGCTGATTTTGTTAACCTGTTAAAGAGTACCGGTTTTACCCAAACGGGGTTTAAACCGCTAAGTTTTGGAATATGTTGCATCTACAATGGAAGAAAGTCCGCAAGCTGA
- a CDS encoding CoA-binding protein yields MSAKKTLILGASDNPSRYSYLALQRLKSHGHPVEAIGRKKTVVGDTLIGTEKKVLENIDTVTLYLNPTHQKEYYDYILSLQPRRIIFNPGTENDELLSLAQKQGIQTLEACTLVMLSTGQY; encoded by the coding sequence ATGTCTGCCAAAAAAACCCTCATACTCGGCGCTTCCGACAATCCGTCCCGGTACAGCTATCTGGCCTTACAACGGTTGAAATCACATGGACACCCGGTAGAAGCTATCGGGCGTAAGAAAACCGTGGTTGGCGATACCCTGATCGGTACCGAAAAAAAGGTTTTGGAAAACATTGACACCGTTACCCTCTATCTCAACCCAACACATCAGAAAGAATACTACGATTATATCCTTTCTCTCCAACCCCGGCGGATCATCTTTAATCCCGGAACGGAGAATGATGAACTTTTATCTCTGGCACAAAAGCAGGGAATACAAACACTGGAAGCTTGTACACTGGTCATGCTGTCAACGGGACAATACTAA
- a CDS encoding DUF393 domain-containing protein yields the protein MNSSILFYDDHCPLCVCYTKFFVRTGLLAPEERQAFSAIPEKWLSKIDFVKGTNEIPLVNKETGKVLYGIDALLEILGRKMPVVKTIGHWAPINFLLRKLYKLISYNRKVITAIPCGPGEIDCSPSFDYRYRTLFLFLGLLFNTLMLIPAHQLLQSIPTYTLTFWELQTGHFLLVVCNLSLAFFLKKEKAFEFLGQVNMLALTSNLLLIPLIVSAAWLSVVAVKVFLVMLVVLVFREYIRRMSYAGILKSYSWIAGVQLGGMALFLLFLFGNK from the coding sequence ATGAACAGCTCCATTCTTTTTTATGACGATCATTGCCCACTCTGTGTATGTTATACCAAATTCTTTGTCAGGACTGGTTTATTAGCCCCAGAGGAGAGGCAGGCCTTTTCTGCTATCCCTGAAAAATGGCTGTCAAAGATCGATTTTGTGAAGGGCACCAATGAGATCCCGCTGGTAAACAAAGAAACCGGCAAGGTACTCTATGGCATTGATGCCTTGTTGGAGATTCTGGGTCGAAAGATGCCTGTTGTAAAGACCATTGGGCATTGGGCACCCATCAATTTTTTACTTCGGAAATTATACAAACTCATTTCGTATAACCGCAAAGTGATCACCGCTATACCTTGCGGGCCTGGCGAAATAGATTGTTCACCTTCTTTTGACTATCGGTATCGAACATTATTTCTTTTCCTCGGGCTTCTCTTTAATACCCTTATGTTGATACCAGCCCACCAGTTGCTCCAATCCATCCCCACTTACACGCTCACTTTTTGGGAATTACAAACAGGGCATTTTCTATTGGTGGTTTGTAACCTCAGCCTGGCATTTTTCTTAAAGAAAGAGAAGGCCTTTGAATTCCTGGGGCAGGTGAACATGCTGGCGCTGACCTCCAATCTTCTGCTTATACCGCTAATCGTATCGGCAGCCTGGTTATCAGTGGTGGCGGTTAAGGTTTTTCTGGTGATGCTTGTGGTACTCGTTTTCCGGGAATATATCCGGAGAATGAGTTATGCCGGCATCCTCAAATCCTATTCCTGGATCGCCGGTGTACAATTAGGTGGGATGGCTTTGTTCCTACTCTTTTTATTTGGAAACAAGTAG
- a CDS encoding zinc-dependent metalloprotease, with the protein MKSILRTVLTALFTAHLVFAQAQVPVLNSFPSASATILLDFDGMYVTGTVWNFSGPFSANTSGLTNDQVTEVFNRVAEDYRPFNINITTEEAKYTAAPASSRMRVIITSSYEWYGSGAGGVAYVNSFKWGDGTPCFVFSSLFGYNVKNIAEAVSHEAGHTVGLRHQSTYDGACFKTSEYNWGQGTGEIGWAPIMGAGYNQNMTVWHNGPNSFGCASIQSDLDVITSSYNGFGFRTDDNGNNFAAATNLSFDVSGQFTINGVVERTTDIDYYEFNLPEFGNFTLDAIPYNVGTGNAGSDLDMNVVIYDQYFNALGTYNPGNQLSSLIDTILSAGTYYISVNGDGNMYASEYGSLGSYSLQAGFIDGTLLPIQDLRLNGIADQNLHNLEWSILADEPISQLTILYSTDGRQFKTLVNLSPDKRNYSWFFNENKSIQYRIMATLETGRKEYSNTIILRSGSFTKPTLIGNQVRSTLSVNSPGDYQFQVLDYNGRSIRTGKIQKGFNSIETGSGASGIYLIRFMGNGQVWTEKFFKN; encoded by the coding sequence ATGAAAAGCATTTTACGAACCGTACTTACCGCCCTGTTCACCGCGCACCTGGTCTTTGCACAAGCCCAGGTGCCGGTGCTTAACAGCTTCCCTTCTGCCAGTGCCACTATTTTGTTGGATTTTGATGGAATGTATGTCACCGGCACCGTCTGGAATTTCTCCGGCCCCTTTTCTGCCAACACATCCGGCCTTACCAATGACCAGGTTACCGAGGTATTTAACCGTGTGGCTGAAGATTATCGTCCTTTTAATATCAATATCACCACCGAAGAAGCCAAATACACCGCTGCTCCGGCCAGTAGCCGTATGCGCGTGATCATTACTTCCTCCTACGAATGGTATGGCAGTGGTGCAGGGGGTGTAGCCTATGTAAATTCTTTTAAATGGGGAGACGGAACGCCCTGTTTTGTTTTCTCTTCTTTGTTTGGATATAATGTAAAAAATATTGCCGAAGCCGTTTCGCACGAGGCCGGGCATACGGTCGGACTTCGCCACCAAAGCACATACGATGGTGCCTGTTTTAAAACCTCTGAATACAATTGGGGGCAGGGAACAGGTGAAATTGGTTGGGCCCCGATCATGGGTGCCGGGTATAACCAGAATATGACCGTATGGCATAATGGACCTAACTCATTTGGCTGCGCCAGTATCCAATCCGATCTGGATGTGATCACGAGCAGTTACAATGGATTTGGTTTCCGGACAGATGACAACGGTAATAACTTTGCCGCTGCCACCAACCTGAGTTTTGATGTATCCGGGCAATTCACCATCAACGGTGTAGTGGAACGTACAACCGATATCGATTACTATGAGTTTAACCTCCCCGAATTCGGAAACTTCACGCTTGATGCCATTCCCTACAATGTTGGCACGGGTAATGCCGGATCTGACCTGGATATGAACGTGGTGATCTACGACCAATATTTCAATGCCCTTGGCACCTATAATCCCGGTAATCAACTCAGTTCTCTTATCGACACAATTTTATCTGCAGGCACTTATTATATCAGTGTAAATGGAGATGGAAATATGTATGCTTCAGAATACGGCAGTCTGGGCTCTTATTCTTTACAAGCCGGATTTATTGATGGTACCCTGCTCCCCATTCAAGACCTCAGGCTCAATGGTATTGCAGACCAGAACCTGCATAACCTGGAGTGGTCCATTCTGGCTGATGAGCCGATCTCCCAATTAACGATACTCTACTCCACCGATGGACGCCAATTCAAAACGCTGGTCAATCTAAGTCCGGATAAAAGAAATTACTCCTGGTTCTTTAACGAAAACAAATCCATTCAATACCGGATCATGGCCACCCTTGAAACCGGTCGCAAAGAATACTCCAATACGATCATCCTCCGTTCCGGTAGCTTTACCAAGCCAACGCTGATCGGCAACCAGGTACGGTCTACCTTGTCGGTCAACAGTCCTGGCGATTACCAATTCCAGGTTCTCGACTATAATGGACGATCCATTCGCACCGGAAAGATCCAGAAAGGGTTCAATTCCATTGAAACGGGTTCGGGTGCATCTGGAATCTACCTGATCCGCTTTATGGGAAATGGGCAGGTTTGGACAGAGAAATTCTTCAAAAACTAA
- a CDS encoding flotillin family protein, with the protein MEPLLVVIVVAVVFLFILLISLFRRYKRCPSDRILVVYGKVGKGPDGSRTAKCIHGGAAFIVPVIQDYAFLDLTPISIEVNLTSALSKQNIRVDVPSRYTVGISTEPSVMQNAAERLLGLQRPEVHDLAKDIILGQMRLVVAMMDIEEINNNRDKFLANIASNVEAELNKIGLKMINVNVTDIKDESGYIEALGKDAAAKAINEAKMRVAEQERTGDIGKTLAEKDRDIKVAEMLRDRDTEVAMANKDKEIKIAGANRDEHIGKAEAERDSRIKMAEANALAVQGENQSKIQIADSDAKRREREAEALKIAISAEKVQTAKALEEAYLAEQRAENARAERDRAAQNANIVVSAEIQKQKAIIEAQAEAERLRERAKGEADAIFAKLEAEARGMYEILTKQAEGLDRIVKAAGDDPKDAVLLLIADKLPELVRLQTEAIKNIKIDKVTVWDGGQQTDGKNSTANFVSGLYRSVPPLKDIFDMAGMDLPTYLGKKNAGDSNTVQSTE; encoded by the coding sequence ATGGAACCATTGCTGGTCGTCATTGTCGTCGCGGTCGTTTTTTTATTTATTCTATTAATTTCTTTATTCAGGAGGTATAAGCGTTGTCCTTCAGACCGGATCCTCGTTGTTTACGGAAAGGTTGGGAAAGGTCCCGATGGATCTCGCACAGCTAAATGTATCCATGGCGGAGCGGCGTTTATCGTTCCGGTTATACAGGACTATGCCTTTCTTGACCTGACCCCGATTTCTATCGAAGTAAATCTGACCAGTGCGTTGAGTAAACAAAACATCCGTGTGGACGTACCCTCCCGTTATACGGTTGGTATCAGCACAGAGCCCTCTGTGATGCAGAATGCCGCTGAGCGTCTGCTGGGTTTACAAAGACCGGAGGTACATGATCTCGCCAAAGACATCATCCTGGGTCAAATGCGCCTCGTTGTGGCGATGATGGATATTGAAGAGATCAATAATAACCGGGATAAGTTCCTGGCCAATATTGCCTCCAATGTCGAAGCCGAATTGAATAAGATCGGTTTGAAAATGATCAACGTGAACGTTACCGATATCAAAGACGAGAGCGGTTATATCGAGGCCCTGGGTAAGGATGCTGCCGCCAAAGCCATTAATGAGGCCAAGATGCGGGTGGCGGAACAAGAGAGGACCGGGGATATCGGTAAAACCCTTGCAGAGAAAGACAGGGATATTAAAGTGGCTGAAATGCTCCGTGACCGCGATACAGAGGTCGCCATGGCCAATAAAGACAAAGAGATCAAGATCGCCGGCGCAAACCGGGATGAACATATTGGTAAAGCAGAAGCGGAAAGGGACAGCCGGATCAAGATGGCGGAAGCCAATGCCCTTGCTGTCCAGGGAGAAAACCAATCCAAGATCCAGATCGCCGATTCTGATGCGAAAAGACGGGAAAGAGAAGCAGAAGCACTAAAAATAGCCATCTCAGCCGAAAAAGTACAAACAGCAAAAGCTCTGGAAGAAGCCTACCTGGCAGAACAAAGAGCGGAAAATGCACGTGCTGAGAGAGACCGCGCTGCACAAAATGCGAACATTGTAGTAAGTGCAGAGATCCAAAAGCAAAAAGCCATCATTGAAGCCCAGGCCGAAGCAGAAAGATTGCGGGAAAGAGCCAAGGGTGAAGCAGATGCGATTTTTGCCAAACTGGAAGCCGAAGCCAGAGGTATGTATGAAATTCTGACCAAACAAGCCGAAGGCCTTGACCGGATCGTGAAAGCCGCCGGGGATGATCCCAAAGATGCCGTGTTATTGCTTATAGCTGACAAATTACCTGAACTGGTCAGATTACAAACCGAAGCCATAAAGAATATCAAGATCGATAAGGTGACCGTATGGGATGGGGGACAACAAACAGATGGCAAGAATTCAACAGCCAATTTCGTGAGTGGACTTTACCGCTCCGTACCACCACTTAAGGATATTTTCGATATGGCAGGCATGGATCTTCCAACTTATCTTGGCAAGAAAAATGCCGGAGATTCGAACACCGTACAATCAACGGAATAG
- a CDS encoding pyruvate dehydrogenase complex dihydrolipoamide acetyltransferase, with translation MAETILMPRLSDTMTEGVIAAWHKKVGDPVKKGDLLAEIETDKATMELESYKDGVLLHIGTEKGGKLQVDDLLAVVGSAGEDISGIIGSTGGKKAAPKKEAPAPAAAPTAAPAASTPASPALDVSKMDEVVLMPRLSDTMTDGVIASWAKKVGDTVKKGDLLAEIETDKATMELESYKNGTLLYVGAEKGQKIAVNDLLCIIGEKGKVDVDAIVAAVKGGAAVATATTAAAAAGQPAAEAKSTEVAAVQESQHNGRVKASPLARKLAADKGIDISRVHGSGDGGRIVKADIDNFKASPAPEKASATSSSAPVVASGPVGQVSFEDVPVSQMRKIIAKRLAESKFTAPHFYLTMAIDMDKAVESRAKINEVAPVKISFNDMVLKACALALKQHPAVNSSWMGDHIRKNHHVNIGVAVAVEDGLLVPVVRFADGKSLSQIASEVKTFAQKAKDKKLQPADWEGNTFTISNLGMFGIEEFTAIINPPDACILAVGAINQVPVVKNGSVVPGNVMKVTLSCDHRVVDGATGSAFLQTLKSLLEEPLRMLV, from the coding sequence ATGGCTGAAACGATTTTAATGCCCAGGCTAAGTGACACGATGACGGAAGGTGTGATCGCGGCCTGGCACAAAAAAGTGGGCGACCCGGTTAAAAAAGGCGACCTGTTGGCGGAGATCGAAACCGATAAGGCCACCATGGAGTTGGAAAGCTATAAAGATGGCGTATTACTGCATATCGGCACCGAAAAGGGCGGAAAGCTACAGGTAGATGACCTGCTGGCTGTGGTCGGTAGTGCCGGGGAAGATATTTCCGGTATCATTGGTTCAACCGGAGGTAAAAAAGCAGCTCCCAAAAAAGAGGCCCCTGCTCCAGCGGCCGCTCCAACCGCAGCTCCTGCCGCCTCAACACCTGCCTCACCGGCCTTGGATGTTTCCAAAATGGATGAAGTGGTATTGATGCCCCGGCTTAGTGATACCATGACCGACGGCGTGATCGCTTCATGGGCAAAGAAAGTAGGCGATACCGTGAAAAAAGGTGACCTGCTGGCGGAGATCGAAACCGATAAAGCCACCATGGAACTGGAAAGCTATAAGAACGGAACCCTGTTATACGTTGGTGCCGAGAAAGGACAGAAGATCGCTGTAAACGACCTGCTCTGTATCATAGGTGAAAAAGGAAAGGTGGATGTGGATGCTATCGTAGCCGCTGTAAAAGGCGGTGCTGCTGTGGCAACAGCTACAACAGCCGCTGCGGCAGCCGGTCAACCCGCCGCGGAGGCAAAATCAACGGAGGTGGCTGCTGTTCAGGAATCACAACATAACGGAAGGGTAAAGGCCTCCCCGCTTGCCCGCAAACTTGCAGCCGATAAAGGCATTGATATCTCCCGCGTACATGGCTCCGGCGACGGTGGCCGTATTGTAAAGGCCGATATCGATAATTTCAAAGCCTCCCCTGCTCCCGAAAAAGCTTCCGCGACGTCATCATCGGCGCCCGTCGTTGCTTCCGGACCAGTAGGTCAGGTAAGCTTTGAAGATGTGCCGGTATCCCAAATGCGTAAGATCATTGCTAAACGCTTGGCAGAAAGCAAATTCACTGCCCCCCATTTTTATTTGACCATGGCCATTGATATGGATAAAGCGGTAGAGAGCCGGGCAAAGATCAATGAAGTGGCACCCGTTAAGATCTCCTTTAATGATATGGTGCTGAAAGCCTGTGCGCTGGCACTGAAACAACACCCCGCTGTCAACAGCAGTTGGATGGGTGACCATATTCGTAAAAATCATCATGTAAATATTGGCGTTGCTGTAGCAGTAGAAGATGGATTGCTGGTGCCTGTGGTACGGTTTGCCGATGGCAAATCTTTGTCGCAGATCGCCTCCGAAGTGAAAACATTTGCCCAGAAAGCCAAGGATAAAAAATTGCAACCAGCTGATTGGGAAGGAAACACTTTCACCATTTCCAATCTGGGGATGTTTGGGATCGAGGAATTTACAGCTATCATCAATCCACCGGATGCATGCATCCTCGCAGTTGGCGCCATTAATCAGGTGCCCGTAGTCAAAAATGGTTCTGTGGTTCCTGGAAATGTGATGAAAGTGACTTTGAGTTGCGATCACCGTGTGGTAGATGGCGCAACGGGTTCTGCATTCCTGCAAACATTGAAGTCCCTGTTGGAAGAGCCATTGCGGATGCTTGTGTAG